AGAAAGCTCAACCCTCTCAGTGTCATCAAAGCCAAactgaagagaaaagagaggcagAGCCTCCAGCCAGCACCTCAACTGAGCAGATGAAACCAGAAACTGATGGAGAGGACTTTGGGCCAATAGAACCAGCCAGTAACCTCGATCAAGATGGTGATTTACAACCAACTAGTGATGGATATCTCTCATCAGACTATTGTGAAAGTGAGACTGAAgacaatgatgatgatgggaACAAGACTAGAGAACCTCACTCAGGTTTGGACACAACAGAGAACAATGAAGTCAGTAATCAGCAATCTGCTGAGAATaaacccttcagttgctcagtctgtggtaaagggttttttcATAAACACGTTATGCAAACACACATGATAATACATACAGGGAAGAAGCCTTTCAGTTGCTCGGTCTGTGGTAAAGGATTTAATAGAAAAGgaaatatgcagacacacatgagaatCCATACAGGAAAGAAACCttttagttgctcagtctgtggtgaaGGGTTTTCTTATAAACACGTTATGCAAACACACATGATAATACATACAGGAAagaaacctttcagttgctcaTTCTGTGGTAAAGAGTTTTCTCAAAGAGGAAATATGAAGACACATATGATAatgcatacaggagagaaacctttcagttgctcagtctgtggtaaagagtTTTCTCATAAACATGTCATGCAGTCacatatgagaatacatacaggagagaaaccgttcagttgctcagtctgtggtaaggGGTTTTCTGCAAGAGGAAGTATGCAGAGGCACATGATAATACATACAGGAGATAAACCCTTCAGTtgcccagtctgtggtaaagggttttctcaaagaggacatatgcagtcacacatgagaatacatacgggagagaaacccttcagttgctcagtgtgtggtaaagggttttctgaaagaggaaacatgcagaaacacatcaatATATACAGATGTGATGAGAATGGGAAGGGGGTTAGGAACTTCTAAGCATTCATGATTCTGTACAATTTTTTTTCAGAATGTGAATATGATCACATTAGTAGGCATGTTTCCATTAAAAGAAAAATTAAGATTTATTGTCACAGTAGCATCTGTATCTCAatatatatattcaatatatatatattcaattggGGACCTCCATCGACAGCAGGCTGACCTTCAATGACGACACAATAAGTATCGTCTTGAGCTGCCAGCAGATAACCTACCTGCTACGGAGACTGAGATGTGTGGGTGTAGCCCCTCCCATCCTCTGCAGCTTTTACATCTGCCATATTGGGAGTCTCCTTACTTTCTCTTTCCTGGCCTGGTATGGAGGGCTGTCTGAGGCCAACCAGAGCAAGCTGTGGAGGGTGACAATGCTGAGGTCTAAGCTCTGCGAACAGTGGTGCTCAGCTCTCTGACTGCTGTACAAGCAGTGGGCAGTGAGTAAAGCAGGAAAAATTGCCAGGGACAAAATACACGATCTCCAAACCTGCTTGAAGAGCCTACCTTGTGGCAGGAGATATCATGTTCCCAACTTCAAGAACGATAGAGGGAGAGGCGGCTTCATCCCGTCTGCCATACCACTACTAAATAAGCACAGATACTTTGCCCCCACCCCGCAGCCACCTTTCTCTTGCCCCAGAATACCTGGACTTATTGCTCTAAACCTCCACCTTCACCGTCAACCACACCCACCCCGCCCAGGACTGTCTTTTTCTTATCCTAGCTTTGTTTTTAAACCCAACTTCTAGCTGATACCTgatcttttatatttgtttatctaagttgtgtgtgtgtgtgtgtgtgtgtgtgtgtgtgtgtgtgtgtgtgtgtgtgtgttgctgtacaCTCTAACCTGAACAAAACAAATTTCCCTTCTGGATAAATAAAGACATCTTATCTTGTGTTATCTTATCCTAGGATTTCTACTTAAACAGGGAAGAAAGTAGGTGTGCATCTGGTTTGTTTGTTCGTCTTTAGTGTAAAAAAGCTGGACTTTTTTTAGCTAGCTTCGTTTTTGAACAGATTTCTCATTTTTATTGGTGTACCTTTTTTATATGCATgtacaataatccaggtaagaaagtcgaagaaagttcaatcagttcatatggacacgtttattggcagatacattcatcactcatctaagtgacctcttcagtctcaacagactgcaggtatcccacccttataaacaatacagtggcataacgacccaaaacaatgatcagcttcatatgcaaattgccgtgaccattaactacttacaatggccatgtgtactattcacagaggattggggaatgttttcaATCATtgcgttgtaagatggtgacagatgtactcttagtccccccctcccccggttcaggggtggtcgttccctcttcaagtAGGTGGCCTCTTTTACCAGTTCAaatcatcgttcctccctatcaaggatgtgcacatcctcatccttgaaagagtggccacttgcctgtagatgggtgtagaccagtgGCGATGCTAAGGTCTGTTGGGGCCCTAGGCAAAAATTCTCAGGAGGGGCCCCCAACCAgcgagctgggttaactaacagcaaaaaaaaaacgtgacaccgttgctagctagctgaagaGTTATTAAGGTATCTCACCCATTATGGCTATGCTAAACAGCATTGCTATCTGCTTAATCAGTAGCTTTTCTGCTCCACTTACCACtgtctttctctttttcctctttttcctcttcttcttttctgtTCCCGAGGGATAACTTCATTTTCCTTCGTTGACATTTGGTGTGGACACGGAGTAACTTTCCCTTTCAAAGAGCGTAGGCAGTGCATGTGCAACGCGAATGACATGGGGCCCCTACAAGGGAGGTTTCCTACTGTGATTTCATGTCATTGCAAATCGTCCATTGGTTGTTTAAGGCCGAGGGGGTCACAGTCACTGCTTTGGAGTAAATTTTCGGGGGCTCGGGGTCCCCCTACTGCCTGGGGCTCCAAGCAGTTGCCTGGCTTGGCTGTTCAGATGCTTCGCGTCtgatgtagactgcggagtcctggtctgacgtgttagctcttctgtgttgtgccatcctcttggccagattctgtttggtttccccggtgaacaagtcacggcaatcctcctggcacttaccagcatacactatattgctctgtttgtgctgggggaccccgatcctttttttttttttttttgctttttcctccccaattgtactttgccaattaccatattgtaacgtgcatggataagtagacacgttggtccttggctaacgggtcggatcctttagtcgactggttaacgttgtcgcttgcggagtgggagatacgggttcgcgtcgcggctgtggcggttcccgggctgcccccctaattcgttacattggtgtgggatggtgggaccgtgaggtcattggaagcgcgtgcgctcagaggcgtgataaagctgatatgctgaagcgcggggacgcacttcccgagggaggggggtagtgtaacgtgcatggataagtagacaccttggttaacgggtcggaccctttagtcgactagttaacgttgtcgcttgcggaatgagagacacgggttcgcgtcccggctgtggcggttcccgggctgcccgtCTAATTCGCTATaatattttccgagccgtcccgatctctgctccactctctctaccgatccagggagcgctgcagactaccacatgcctcctccgatacatgtggagtcgccagccacttcttttcacctga
This DNA window, taken from Lampris incognitus isolate fLamInc1 chromosome 7, fLamInc1.hap2, whole genome shotgun sequence, encodes the following:
- the LOC130115973 gene encoding gastrula zinc finger protein xFG20-1-like isoform X2; the encoded protein is MMDQPVTEIRLKFERRIADYEAEILRLKEENYRQRKLLDAIYKPEVRIYKSDFQQFFVSEDKVPSVKQEWSPSLDQGEPKPPHIKEEEKELWSSQEEEQLEGLEEKADLTELSFPHVPVRRENDEEKAQPSQCHQSQTEEKREAEPPASTSTEQMKPETDGEDFGPIEPASNLDQDGDLQPTSDGYLSSDYCESETEDNDDDGNKTREPHSGLDTTENNEVSNQQSAENKPFSCSVCGKGFFHKHVMQTHMIIHTGKKPFSCSVCGKGFNRKGNMQTHMRIHTGKKPFSCSVCGEGFSYKHVMQTHMIIHTGKKPFSCSFCGKEFSQRGNMKTHMIMHTGEKPFSCSVCGKEFSHKHVMQSHMRIHTGEKPFSCSVCGKGFSARGSMQRHMIIHTGDKPFSCPVCGKGFSQRGHMQSHMRIHTGEKPFSCSVCGKGFSERGNMQKHINIYRCDENGKGVRNF